In Cicer arietinum cultivar CDC Frontier isolate Library 1 chromosome 1, Cicar.CDCFrontier_v2.0, whole genome shotgun sequence, one DNA window encodes the following:
- the LOC101512668 gene encoding large ribosomal subunit protein uL11-like — protein MPPKFDPSQVVDVYVRVTGGEVGAASSLAPKIGPLGLSPKKIGEDIAKETAKDWKGLRVTVKLTVQNRQAKVAVVPSAAALVIKALKEPERDRKKTKNIKHNGNISLDDVIEIAKVMKPRSMAKELSGTVKEILGTCVSVGCTVDGKDPKDLQQEINDGDVEIPLN, from the coding sequence ATGCCGCCAAAGTTTGACCCGTCACAAGTCGTCGACGTCTACGTCCGAGTCACCGGCGGGGAGGTCGGAGCAGCAAGTTCACTCGCTCCCAAGATCGGTCCACTAGGTCTCTCTCCAAAAAAGATCGGAGAAGACATCGCAAAAGAAACCGCAAAGGACTGGAAGGGTCTTAGAGTGACAGTCAAGCTCACCGTACAGAATCGTCAGGCGAAGGTAGCAGTTGTTCCATCGGCGGCCGCGCTTGTAATCAAGGCCTTGAAGGAACCCGAACGTGACCGCAAGAAGACCAAGAATATCAAACACAATGGAAACATATCACTCGATGATGTTATCGAGATTGCTAAGGTTATGAAGCCGAGATCGATGGCGAAGGAACTTTCCGGCACCGTTAAGGAGATTCTTGGTACTTGTGTTTCCGTTGGGTGTACTGTTGATGGTAAGGATCCTAAGGATCTGCAACAAGAAATCAACGATGGAGAT